The Lolium perenne isolate Kyuss_39 chromosome 6, Kyuss_2.0, whole genome shotgun sequence genome segment actccctgttccgggatttggaactgcgaacgctgccggaaaggaactccatgaagttctagtaaaccggtgaaggctgacggacatagttctttggaataaaagcaacctcttgaagaaatgtttttaaaaatctgcattggtattagactttctggtctgataccgtagatagtgcattaaacacatcttttctataatgaacttgttgagtacgctcgtactcataccactcttaaatcccctgcttagattgtctgaatcgactggaggaggacaacgacgaccctgaaggagccgaagtcatcggctatgaagaaccagatctctctggaggtatcgaaggagtagactacctcatagtctacggaaccggggagggttccggaggagagcaagcttagacctaccgagtagtagtagtatccgagcagtacgaactcttagtacttaactgctcgaggagaataaaatgtataacttagtaagcctcttatattgtaagttgagtcgggttcgcctcgaacccaggagtattcctcttaggacccaagaggagctccgagatgatatgtacatgttgcttgtaataataaatgaatgagttatggacctgctatgttctgttgtactactccgagggatgtaatatttgcggattggtatttagtgaatgttatatcaacgactggcatactacaacatgcagtggtatgcagggtcaccatagATCTTCTCCAAGGTGAAATCCCAATATCTAACCATGTTGATTAGTCTGGATGATGATGGTGTTTGTGCACTATTACCTTCTACTGGTATTGGTTTTGGAGAATTTTGTTTGGAGCAGAGGTGTTGTACCCACTAGTGATGACATTGTTGATGCAAGTCTCTTGTGGTGGggtctttgttttctttttttcttcttcttttgttttTTAGGTGTGTGTATCATTCATGTCTAGATTTTCTCTAATCTTTTTGTTGTTGCATAGGCAAAAGATGCAATTGGCattaatatattttctttattaaaAAGGAATATTTGGTATCATTAAAAGGTGTTTTTAATACAAATCTAACCATACCAATTATGTACCATATAATTAAGATGTTGTTGTTCAAATCTTTCTGTCAAAGTTTATCTGAAACGACTATATGGAATGTACTCTAGCTAATAGCATTTAGAAGCAAATTCGTGCCTAGACACCTATGAGGTTTGTCTGAGCTGGCATATGGAAAAGCGTACAAGTACGAACCCACCCAAACCCGTTGCCTCCTCCGCTCCTCTTTTCTCCCACCTCGGCTTCTCCTCCTCCTGCCTCTCTCTCTGCTCTGCTTGGAGTGAAAATTTGCCATTTCGGGAAAGAAAGGTGGAAGGGAACTCAAGacgacgccgtcgccgcctcgcCTCCTCCCCGGgaaggaaaagaaagaagaatcgGACGGATGTACATGGCCGCCGACGAGGCCGCCACGGCCTTCGTGGCAACGAGCCTCGACACCCGCATCGCCGTCTCCTTCACCGCCTCCGACACCACCGTCGCCGACCTCAAGCGTACGTTTCCTCCTCCCTTCCTAGCCTTAAGATGAACCCCCATCCATCCTCCTACAAAATCTCCGACATTTCTTGCCTCTCCTCCGCGAATTCGCCCAAATAATGCCTCATCAACTAACAAAAACCCCTATTTTGATTTATCTTCCTGATGATTGCTGTGTCCGGATCGTACGTGCGTGCCAGGCATAGTGAGCGACGAGCACGCCGCGTCGTTCCCCCACATCGGCCGAATCACCGTCGAATCCTTCAAGGTCCCCTGCCTGCCTGCTATTTCTTCTGTAAAACCCCAATCTTTATTATCTGTGTATGATTCAGGAATTTGGTTGATCACATCGCGCCTTGCCGCATCAATTTGCCTTCCGCAGGTCAGGCGCAGAGGTTCCTGGTACCACCTCGCCGACTCCGTGGCGCTCCGGACCGCCTTCCACGGGGTCAAGGGGGCCTGGCACCTCCAGGCGCATGTTCTGCCTCACCCTGCACCTCCAAGCTCCGGCAATGATGACATGATCCACCGTGTGCTCTGCTCTCAGCAGAATGCCGTTGGTGCCGTGCCGGCGGCGGCTCAAGGGGCCCTCTCCTACGCTCCATCGATGGACCGGCAGGAGGATGGACATGATCGCATTGGTGATGCCTCTGCACTGACTCCACATGTGAAGCGCAGCAGTACTGTAGAGGGAGGTGGGTACGCCATGCGTGGTGGAAATTCAGATGCTGATGCAGCAGATCCTGTGAGGGGGCAAAGGGCAGGTGTGATCGAGGATCCGAGAGGGAAGAAAAATTTCAGGGAGGGAGATGGAGACCGTGATCAGAAACTCCTCGTTGACTGCGATGGCCAGAACAAGTGCAGAGATAATTCAATGTCCAAAAGGATATGTGCGCGAGAGGATGAATCTTTTAATGAAGTGGATGCCGATtctgctggtggtggtggtgcggtcGATGCGCACTCTTCTCATGATGACATGCTTGAAGACGAAGGTGCTTCATGTCAGCACGATGAAGGGCTCGATTCTGTTGAAAAGAAAGAGGAGGCAGTATCGACCAGGCCGGCAGATGAAGTTGAATCATCAGTGCAGCTGTGTACCCATGAGACCATGTCCATAACTGATGATAAAGCGTCACAACTCTGCTTCTCAGTGAACAAGAATGTCTCCACCCCCGCCACAGAACAACATGCTGATGAAGGAATGGCACAGGGGAAACTGGTTGAGCAACAAGATCACCTGGACAAGGACGATAAAGTACAAAAGGGAGATAACTCCAAAGATACCGAGGCCATTCATTCTGAGTATGTATCTGATTCTCACCAATATGAGGGGCCATCAAGGGTATTTGACTTAAAATGCCGCAGGAGTTCAAAATCTGAAATACTGACTGATCAGGTTGCTGGCCACAATTTTGTTGGTTCAGAAGTTGAAGTGACCCCCATTGAAAGGGCATCCCAGGAGAATCATGATAGATCGGTTAAGAGACATGGTTCCGTGTCTGCTACTGTTTTTGGCCCTTCAACTCCTAATTTAAAATTGTCAGAGATGAAAGTTAACAGCACCGAGCTAGATTATCATAGAAGTAATCCCCTGCCGCATGATTTGGATGATTGTGCGCGCAGTTTGAGGGAAAAGCTGGTCTGTGGCCACAAGGAACCATGGTTAGCTGAGGTGTGCAACAGTGCAAGCAGCAAGAAAGGAAGAGATCTTCCCCCTTGTGCCGAGTCCACGGAAGAAGGTAATTCTTCAGAAAAAGAAGCAATGGCGCGCAGAGTTAAGGGAAAGGAGCTATGGACAGCCAAGGTGTGCAATGGTGAAATGAGCAGCAGAGGAACTGATCATCCACCTCGTGCCGAGTCTACAAAACAATATAATCCTTCAGAAAAAGAAATGACGGCACACGAAGTTGTGGAAAAGGAGCCATGGACAGGAAGAATATGCAAGAGCGAAAGAAGCAGCATCAAAGGATTTGATCATCCACTTTGTGCCGGGTCCATGAGAGCAGGTAATTCCTCAGAAGCGAGACAAAGCACAAGAACAGTCACATTGGTCGATATGGATGGAACCAAATGGGAAATGCAATTGGACGAATCTTTCGAGCTCGGTCCGCAAGAAAGCAGCAGTTTCACCTGGTCAGAAAAGGAAAACAGCAGTTCAGATGCTAAAGAAATCCAGAGTCCTTCGGCGAAACCCCGTCAGAATGTTGAAGAACGTCCACAGGGTGCACCTGAGAATGGAGGAACTAGGGTACCGATCGAGAGGAGCAATCTTCTGCGACATGGTTCCTTCAAGACCCCAGCGTCCAGCGATCGAATGGTATCGAAGCATGCAGGGGCCACATCAGCTGATGGCGCTGAAGGGGCTTGGGACAAAAGAAGGCAACCGAGGCAGGTGGTTAGGAAAATACCCAATAGCAGGGCAGCGAAGATATATGGCTACAGGTAAATATTCAGTTCATCAAGATCCatgatactccctccgattcatattacttgacactaatatagatgtatctagacatattttaattATAGATACATCAATTTCATTGGAAAATAATATGAGTCAGAGGGAGTACCTTTTTTATTCATGTGTTCCCTTATTACTTTCTGTTTCTGCCCCTATAGTTCGTCTGAGAAATGAGCATCATGTTTTCCAAATTATTTTGAGGGGCCACTTGACAACAAAAAATAGAGTAGATTCACTTTATGGTTGTTCAGGTGTCTTTTCTCATTGCATATTTGTGTAATGCCCATGCTTTAATTTGATATCCCTATTTAAGCAACTAGTTTGTTTAAGAATGGAAAGTGTTAGAAGTGATGCAGCTTGGGGACATTTACTGCTTGTAGACATGCTCGTATATGCCATGGCTGAGTTATATGTGTTAAACTATTTTTGTGAATAGTTACATCATGGATCCCTTAGAaaaacttgaaagaaagatacTAGGTAGTATGGTATATGGAGTTAGACATTTAATTTTGATCATTTTTTGTAATGCCATGCCTGCTATTCTAGATATCACTGCTGCTTGGGTGCCTGCTTCGTGTCTGAATGTGAGAATAAGTCTAGAGAATAGACTGTGGACCTGACTGGCAAGCATGAGAGATCCAGCATTTTTTATGATTTTCCTTGCGTCTGTTGTGACATTATATGTGCTGCTTCTGTTTCTGTGAAACAATTTTCTCAAAATAACAGTGGCCGATAAATGTGTAGGTAGGCTGAAGGTGAAGGCAGTGCTTGAGTTAAGATGTTGCTGAAAGCTGTGTCGCAGGTGAATAAAACCTACCCAGCAGGGCTGCAGGAGGACATTGCATTTTGGCTTGGAAACCATCTAACTAGACTGAATGCCACGGACGTTTATGGCTTTGCTTTATGCACTTGAGACTGCAATTCTACTTCGTGTATGTACgtaatgtgaatggttcattcatcGTGTGGAACCTGAAACCAAAAAAGGCTTGAAAAACAGTTGCCAGCATCGTTTTGTCTAGCGCCCAACTCCAGCGTTGTTGTTGACAATCACCCCAGGTGGTTCATCCTCGCTAGATGTTCATCTGTTGCAGGTCAAGTCTCAAGGTTATGTCAAAACGGTTCTGTTCTAGCGGTGACTGCCATTCTCAGCTTTCTTTTGATACGACGTGGTCAACTAAACGATTTTTTTCAGGAATGTACGAGAATGTGCGTCTTTTTTTTATAGATAGATGAAAAACCAAATACAAAGTCTATACCTACAACACACAGGGCCAAAGCCACCTCTTAGACTAAGGAAACTGCTCACAGAACCCCCACAACTTTCCACCTATCCGCCTCTCCGACAATCGCATCATGAAGAAAGCCTTCCCGCTCAATTCAGATGGACCTGAGGGCAAGAGGGAGTGCACTTGAGGCTGCAGCATGGCCGGCCAAGTCAGAGTCACCTGCGGCCACCACTCAAGGAGACCACACACACTTGTCGTAAGAAGGGATGCATGATTTAGCCACTTGAGAACCTCGAACCAAACAGTCCTAGAGTAAGGGCATTGGAGTAAACGATCGATAGTGTCAGAGTGCTGCGAACATAAAGCACATGAATCAACATTTGATAGACCGTGCCTCCTTCTTTCTCCAGTCCAGCACCGATTCCACAACACTTTCCATGCAAAGATTTGAATTTTAGGGGCACCTTGCACTTTCAAATTGGATCATGCCACAGCCACAGGGTGCGGCCCTCAAAGAAGCAATTAAACAATTAAAAGGCATAGATTAAAAGTTGGATATGCCTATAAATTGGGAACCACTATGATCAAGATTTTTGGGGGTGTTTTCTCAGGCATAAGAATCGCCTTTTGAAGAAACTCGTTGGATGTCACAAATCTAGATTTTGAGTGGCGCATTAACTCATTTCAAATTCCATGTCAGCTGTCAAAGAAGACAAGCCCCTATAAATTATCAATGTTGCTTATTTTATAGGAATTTCTCTTGACTGCGTAAGTCCCAAGTCAGGTGAAGATGCAATTCAGTTTAATTCCTGACACAGAAGGATGAAAGGTAGAAACTCCTCATTGTACATCTAGCGATTATGAACTAGGACATGTTGCTGATCTTGACACAAATCTCAGCCTATCCCCAAAAAACACATAAAAGACGCGAAAGTGAATGCACAACCGGACGAACAGAAGCTCAGTTAGGCATCCAATGTCAAACCAAAAATGAATTATCACCACATAGTGCTAAGATATCGAGAATTCAAGATCAAAGTGTGCATGCTACTATTAGAAGATGTTTCCAGTCTTCTAGTCTAGCCTGGCGCATGCAACTTGTGTACGTCACCCTAACTGCAATAGAGAAAATATTGATTTTGGCATTTCAGTTGACAGCTACATCTAGCCAGATAGTCATGCCAAGATATCCAGATTACAGGTTTGCAGTTTAACTGCATGGACCAGACAATCTTCGTAGCTTTGAGCAGCTAATTGACAAAATGAGCCTTTTAAAATTGGAAAAAAAATGCTCAGAACGGAAATCCGACACAAACAGGCATGAGTAGCAAGTGACAAAAAGAATACGAGATCACCAGATGCTCCTCCTCTCTTCACACTGGCTCGGGTTAGCTGTAGCACCTGCAAAACAAACAGGACCAGGTTAGCCACATCAACAGCTAGTATTCACCACTTAGTGAACCAATTAGATATTATAGCTTATCTAAGTGCAGTTCCTGGTTGCAATATAGGGTTTACAAAAGACAGGTTTCATGGATTCTAATTTTATAATGGTCTATATTTATTCCACAATGTTTGGATTTCCTGGACGTTTTTGCCTACTTCATGCGACACATGAGCTTATGTGTTTCCTGCTTGCTTGTGGGCTCAAAGAATTGGAACTTTGCATGTGTTTCACGTGTTCTTTAAAGTTTGATTAACCTGCCTAAACATGTGTAGTTCTTAGTGCTTGCATCAAACAATTAGTTTTGGCATGTGATCAGAAATAGGGGTGGCAATATCATGGTTCTTTAAAGTCCAAGTCCATAGGAACCGAGGGATGAAGACACGGGAATATTATCTACAAGGGAAGTCCTCTCCGTGAAGACATGTTAGATAGTTGTAAGGACCTCGCCACGTAGTGGCGTCTACACAATGGTGCctggttttattttattttaatttgATGAGAAAGCAGTTGTTGCTTATTCAATCCAAAAGGTTTTAATGGTAAGTGTTCGCTGAATATTGCAAAACGGTCATCACACTATTGGTTAACGATGAACTATCATCATATGACTACAAGTTTTTACCAATAGCTTTTTCCTGTTTCGGACATCTTTCCTTGTCTGTTTTCGGTACAAGTTACACAGCTCCGCTGATGTGTTAATTATTTGTTCAGGAGCTGAGTACATGATTAAGCTGCAAGTGCGGGTGTGCTCTTTTCTTTCAAATCTACCTAGCCTTTTGTGGAATgacatgagcttcttatgcttcaCGAGTGGAGTTATTTGCATTGGCTAAAGTATTCGGATATGAATTGGTCTATGCAATTGCAACATACAATATTTTGATAATGGTTGGAAGTTGACTGACACCATGTACTTAACAATGCTATCTTTAAAACAATGGAAATGCTTCTCTATATGTATGTTTGAAGTACTTCATGATCCAATTTGATTATAATcatggttttaaaggcgtcgCTTAGGCGTCCAGGCGCTCCCCCTCCGCCATGCAAAATCAACCGCTTTAGGCACCTAGGCGTCCAAAGCGCCCGCCTAGGCATCAGAGCACCCCCTCTTCGCTCTAAGATGCCTTAAAGCCTTTAAAACCATGATTATAATAGAACGTTATCGGTTATCGTGTAGTTCTAGCAAGTGATCGAGCAAGGCATTCTCTGGATGGAGCTCTTTTGTGAATAAAGGGAACTTGTTTTGCACGATGCAATCTTGTTTCTATCGTAAGCCTTCATAGAAGTAAAATAATCTTTGTTCCACAAGAGTGGTTGATCATAAAAATGAGGTCGCTTCGACTATCGCAGCTCTTAGAATAACTCACCATCGTCCATGAGTGATTTTTACAACATTTTTTGCAACCATGCATATAATTTTCGTTTCGGCATGATACTGTAAGGTGGCGACAATTAATAGTAGGATGTAAACCTTGATGTATTTGTAAATCTCAGGCTGAACACACAAAAGCAGTCATACTTGTCAAAAATAATGTCATGGTATCGATGTTTCCCTATTTCAGGACTAATCAGTCCCCATATTATTCACTGAACATGATGCAATATAACTAATTAGGGTCGAGGAGCATACAAATTACCCCTGCATATTTGCATTTAAATAGGGTTGCTTCATCAGATACTGTTGTGCCATATTGCAAGTTTTCTGAAAGCCTGAACCATCCATTTGTACGGGACTGACGTTTAAGATTTATTACAGAAGTCAAGATGTGATTGATGGGTCTAGCTTTCAACTCCAATTAAAATTTTGTTTTACACAGCATGTTTCCGAGTATCACGTTCTGTGTTGTAGGTCCTTCCGAATGAATCCTCAATTATGGCGTTGGTGATTTGATGATGAACCAAATGTTACAGGCACAAAGACATAAAGTTCTTGGATGTGGTAAAGTATAATCACTACTGGAGTTAGGTTTAAGATTCATTGTTCATTAGAGGTCTGTCCCTTTGAACTTGATGTAGTTTACTATTCCCTCCGTTCCAATTAGTTGTCGCAGTTTTTTCTAAAATGAGTGACCCTACATActgaaatgtgtctagatacagacCAAGTCTAACCCAAGCTGCGACAACTaatttggaacggagggagtacattcttTACTGTTTTACTTCCGGCTCAAATCAAGAATAATTATAAATGCTTTGTAGGATCAACCACGAGCTAAATAACACTCTCTCCATGGATTAAAAGGAAGAAAGCCAGTAGTGTGGATTGTTGTTAATTGGATCCTTTTGTATAAACCTTAGCTCAAACATTTTGTGCTTCCATGGTTGTAGTACTTGAAACTCCACTCTTGGCAGGGCAAAAAGCAAGAACAAGACATGGGCTGTGACTATTGCCGTCGATCATGAATGCACAACAAGTTTCTATTTTGACTCCTCAATGCATGATTATTGTAATAGGGTTATCATGCTTATGTCCTAAACTGAGTGTTCCTTGTGTATCAATGGGCCTGAAGTAGTGAAGTTGTTACTACccccgtcccaaaatataagaaGTTTTGGTAGGCTATTTTAGCCTACCAAAACGTCTTTTATTTTGGGACATAGGTGATAGAAATTAAGAACCTTGTGCTCTTCTATTGCCACTTTGGTTACAACCTTTTAAGCTGTAGAAAGTTTATACACTATTCTTAAGGTTCTGTGACGGGCATCCTACTAGTTGTATcagaaagatcactggcccgAAAAGAAAATCACTGTTCAAGAGACGACAAGGTACCTGCAGTTGATAGCATCCACGTGGTAAACAGTATTTTACTGCTTCGCCCAAGTTCAGTGGTAAGTCGAGTCATACTGCATTCATAAGCAACAATAGATGTCATTCTAAAGACAGTGGTAAGTTGAGTCATACTGCTTCTGAACATTATGACTGTTACGCACTTGTTTCTTAGTGAGCTGGTCTGCTGGATGGTGGTATTTGCAGTTCATCTGAAACCTACAGGAGCCATGCCTCATGTAGTTGAAACACCGAGGTTCACCAGGCCTTTCAGGGTACATAGTCTGTTCTTGTTTCTGCACAACATTCTCTGGTCTTGTGAAATTATCATTTGCCaagtcagttatgtgatcaaatgCTCCCTGAAACAGCATAAGATCcatgtgtcaagcttcatgcactagccaacgcaaccaaaagtccgaactgatgccaCGTATACACTTCAACAAGCGCCACATGTAGAAACTAACAAAAAAACAGAGGAACAATTGAGCGTCTATTTTGTTTCTATTGGGTGACATGACACAGTTCTTCTGATAAGTGAACAATATTCAACCAGATAACGATCGTTATAGTACAAAAAAAGGTCGAAGCATCTCACTTGAGGTTGTAGATAAAAAAAAAGTATTTGCTACTACACAGATAACCAACTTAGTATTCCTAGCAGCTCCATAGTCCATGGATAGAACAGTCATTTTCTTCCCAGTAAGCACTTTTTAGTAAATAGGAACCGAAAAGGTTCAAAATGGACTTCATTCATACAAGGAGGTAGTACATAGCACAACAGAAGCGTCTCATGTACACACAATCACATCAATAGTAACATACTCACTGCAAATTGAGCAGAAATTCTGACCACAGAAGTCATTATGTTTCTACTAGCATAAATGTCAACACTAGTGAACATCTCTATCAGCTAAAAAGGGCAATAGAATAGTGCATAAAGTTTCTATTGCCACTTTGGGATCAGCCAGGCAAAAGGGAACAATTGAAAACTAGTTATGACTGAATCAGTAGTGTCTACTTGAACATCAATAAGATAAAGACATACCTCTGTAGTTGAACACATATCTTTGGGATGACGAAATTCACATGCTGACCCAAATTGACATTTTCCAGATTTCATATAGAATGGGCATTCTGGCATGCCATGTATTACAGGTCTAATCTGATCAGAGTGAGCTGGACCTGAGGGATTCCACCCAACTGGAAGTCCATCTCTTGGATGGTGAAAGATACATGCAGACAGAAATTTACATTTCCTAAATTGCAGGTAGTACCGGCAGTCTGGCTGACCAGGTCTCTCAGGATACTGCTTTTGCTTGGGCATATGGTCTTCTAGTGTGACTCCCGTAGATTGATGATGTTCATCAGTGACAGCAGATTTTTTTGCAGTCGTTGGGCTCCGCGCGGTAGGGTTTGAATCCTTTGGGTGATTGAACCGACATTTTTCCATGAATTTACAGAACCGGTTTTTCATATAGAACGGGCAGTCTGGTTCCCCAGGTCTCTCAAGATATTTTGTCTGTTCCACTGACGGAATTTCCGGATGGTATCTAATTGGGTATCTGTCTTTTGGGTGGTGATAATTGCACGCTGACGCAAATTTACAATCACCGAACATCTTATAGAAGGAGCATTCTGATCTGCCAGGCCTCTCAGGGTAATCCACATGCTCCTGCTTGCACAAAGGACCATGTGAACTATCCACATGCTCCTGCTTGCACAAAGGCCCATCTGAACTATCTGCTGAACAGCAACCATCAGAATTATCTGAAGTAGATGACCAATTTGGATCCTACATGAATCAGATAGGATAAGAAATTATCACAAAGGTGTAGACCAGTCATAATCCATAAAAAGTACACAGTAGGTGTCACAGAAGTAGCAATATCGAAGCGATATGTGCAAATACAGATCTAAACATCGCAAAGATAAAAAAGCGTACCTTTTTCACCTGCATCACCTTTCCTTCTGTACCAGGCAATACTTTTTTGGGAGGTAAAAGCATTCTTAATATGTTTGGTGGTAGGACCTCTGAGCTAGATGATGTGTCATCTATGGTTGCATGGTCAGAAGACTTCTTTGAGTATGATGTGTCATCCAAATTTGCATGGTCAGAAGACTTCGTTGAGTAAGATGTGTAATCCAAGGTTGCATGGCCAGAAGACTTCTTTGAGTGTGATGTGTCATCTAATGTTGTATGGTGGTCATAAGATTTCTCCAATTTCAAAGTACTATCCTCCCACCCTGTTGGTGCATAGAACTGAGCATCAATGACATGCTCTGGGTGGTTAAAGTGACAGCGTTTGCCATATTTGCAAGCACCATTCCTCACATAATAGGTGCAATTTCTTGCTCCCTGAAAAGTAAATTTAGACTaaatttcagtttcagcatctgcCAATATAAATAACCTTCAGTAGATGAAAAAAAATCATAAGCATACTTCTCGTATGGGGAGGCCAATGCGGTTCAGTTCCAGAATATCTTCAACGCCATGATTTCCTTGTTCAGAGGGACACCATGAATCATCAGGCTTGGCTTTAAGCTGTAGCAATGACAACATCAACAAAAAGAAGGAAAATAAATTACTAGATATCTCATGGACAAACTAGTGAATGAGGTATATAACCAGGCATTCAAATGTCCACGACATTTATCGGCAGATAAAACAATAAATTACTAAATCGTCTCCTGTTTATTCGGGACTAGAAAGGGTGCGACAGACTACATTTTTATAGAGAAAATTCAGGCACATATACTCGGTTCATGGATTTTTGTTGCATTTCCTTTCATGACCATGTCTGACAATCAATCCCTGAACACAATCATGTTGCATTCATGTTGTGTGTTATATCTGTGCCATTAAATCAAATAGGAAGATTTTGCAGTGCATAATCTACAAGGTAACCTCCAATTTATTGTTTACATATAACAAGGTGGATGTGTCTTATACTGAAAGCACAACTTCGCTGAAGAATTCTCTCAAAAATGAAAGAAATAAGTTAACACTGAAGATGCTGAAACCTATTGCCTATTAGCTCTTGTTTCCCATGGCTAATTTGCTGGAATCTCTGTGTCAATGATATTACCATGGAACTCTTTTGTTTCCACTGTCCCATGTGTAACCAAACAAAGTACATCTCATTGGGGAACTATAAGCGCTTTAATAAGAAATGAAGTATCTGGTGTGAGATATAAAATCATTTTTTCAATGTGGTGTGCCTAATTTCATAATTGTGTATTATTCTATCTTCGACGAAGGCGTGGCCAGCTCTAACAAAGTTTGCTACTCTTCACTTAGCAAATAAGAAGCAATGGTAATAATTAGCGTGCCATATAACCATTGGAAGTCTGAGTAAATCATGATACCTTAGTCTACGtttgtttactcattttagtCCTGTCCTATAGGAACAGGATGATTAATATGCTGAAAGGAAGGTTATGGAAACATGTGATAGTTATTTTCTGCTTCAGGGTTAGGTCAGCAGAGTAATTCCTACCATGGCTGATTCTTTATGAGCAAGATGAAGGTACACATTGATCTTTCACACAAATACACTATGGATAGGAATTTGTATATGTGCCTGTTCCTCATGTTTATGCAACAATCGAAGTTTTTTTATATTATACCAACTAACAAGGCTCACTTTCTAATATTAAATGGTATCATTGGCATCAGAAATCCTTCTAGGTAGTCTCATTTTGATGTACACAAACTTGCAAAGTAGTATGACATGAATGAAAGTCAAGTAGTTGCTAAATGGAGAATCGCCTTCTTTTGGACCCCATGCTCAAGCAAGCTAGGCTACTTTATTTTTTAGAACTATTAGTACTTTATTGCTAAAGTTAACTAAGCATTATCTGGAAACCCATAATGTGTATATATCAAGCATGCTGGCCATACCGAATAATGCTCTTAAAAGACAAAGGAAAAAGAAGTCTTATGATAAGACAAATTTACGGAGAAGTAATAGAGTAAGGTTTAAAAAAGTTTATTCTTAAAATGACAGGATTAAGGGGTATGTCTTGGAACAGTGAGGGTTTTAAGGATCCAGGGAAGCACCTATTTGTGAAGGAGGCTATCCGGGAACACCGACTAGATTTTATTGCTTTATTAGAGACGGGTCGGTCAAATTTTTCCAGGTCTTTCTTGAGTAGCCTAGCCGGTACA includes the following:
- the LOC127307801 gene encoding uncharacterized protein; translation: MYMAADEAATAFVATSLDTRIAVSFTASDTTVADLKRIVSDEHAASFPHIGRITVESFKVRRRGSWYHLADSVALRTAFHGVKGAWHLQAHVLPHPAPPSSGNDDMIHRVLCSQQNAVGAVPAAAQGALSYAPSMDRQEDGHDRIGDASALTPHVKRSSTVEGGGYAMRGGNSDADAADPVRGQRAGVIEDPRGKKNFREGDGDRDQKLLVDCDGQNKCRDNSMSKRICAREDESFNEVDADSAGGGGAVDAHSSHDDMLEDEGASCQHDEGLDSVEKKEEAVSTRPADEVESSVQLCTHETMSITDDKASQLCFSVNKNVSTPATEQHADEGMAQGKLVEQQDHLDKDDKVQKGDNSKDTEAIHSEYVSDSHQYEGPSRVFDLKCRRSSKSEILTDQVAGHNFVGSEVEVTPIERASQENHDRSVKRHGSVSATVFGPSTPNLKLSEMKVNSTELDYHRSNPLPHDLDDCARSLREKLVCGHKEPWLAEVCNSASSKKGRDLPPCAESTEEGNSSEKEAMARRVKGKELWTAKVCNGEMSSRGTDHPPRAESTKQYNPSEKEMTAHEVVEKEPWTGRICKSERSSIKGFDHPLCAGSMRAGNSSEARQSTRTVTLVDMDGTKWEMQLDESFELGPQESSSFTWSEKENSSSDAKEIQSPSAKPRQNVEERPQGAPENGGTRVPIERSNLLRHGSFKTPASSDRMVSKHAGATSADGAEGAWDKRRQPRQVVRKIPNSRAAKIYGYR